A window from Chiroxiphia lanceolata isolate bChiLan1 chromosome 3, bChiLan1.pri, whole genome shotgun sequence encodes these proteins:
- the LOC116784987 gene encoding ankyrin repeat domain-containing protein 9-like isoform X2 — protein sequence MASNQASLQDDQSRHCKFLSYMFYQAVRDHKPVWMLEDMRTMEYFYWEENASLRTYSPSEALLYAVVHNHLPYAQYLLSHFPEEALKVPGEHFCYCPSSAPHLAMAVTYDRRDILGLIIKIAHKLPSLNSYINRAGCFHLEDGKTPLHLACELLRSETVLILLGNGASPRIEDSKGLTPLDVILEQMWDSKVNVASKKLCLDYLLLFMPNPQFKMRKVLQEHPDHWTALLGEDKFNSLVGNTPASLYLQAMQTILQTLPPSHFPKSIQELPIPQALKPLPSYGKKLPTKNVHH from the coding sequence ATGGCCAGTAACCAGGCCAGCCTGCAGGATGATCAGAGCAGGCACTGCAAGTTCTTATCCTATATGTTCTACCAGGCTGTGAGAGATCACAAGCCTGTGTGGATGCTGGAAGACATGAGAACTATGGAATATTTTTACTGGGAGGAAAATGCCAGCCTACGAACCTACTCACCTTCAGAAGCCCTTCTCTATGCAGTGGTGCATAATCACCTGCCTTATGCTCAGTATCTGCTGTCTCATTTTCCAGAGGAGGCTCTCAAGGTGCCTGGGGAACACTTCTGCTATTGCCCATCCTCTGCTCCTCATTTGGCCATGGCGGTCACATATGACAGGAGAGATATCTTGGGACTGATCATCAAAATTGCACACAAGCTCCCCAGCTTGAACTCCTACATCAATAGGGCTGGCTGCTTTCATCTGGAAGATGGGAAAACCCCCCTGCACCTTGCCTGTGAACTGCTGAGGTCAGAGACGGTCCTCATCCTCCTTGGGAATGGAGCCTCTCCCAGGATAGAGGACAGTAAAGGGCTTACCCCTCTGGACGTCATCCTGGAGCAGATGTGGGACTCCAAAGTCAATGTTGCATCAAAGAAGCTCTGCCTCGACTACCTCTTGCTCTTCATGCCCAACCCACAGTTTAAGATGCGGAAAGTTCTGCAGGAGCATCCAGACCACTGGACAGCTTTGCTGGGAGAAGACAAATTCAACAGCCTGGTGGGGAACACACCTGCTTCTTTATATCTGCAAGCTATGCAAACTATTCTCCAGACTCTTCCCCCTTCTCACTTCCCTAAAAGCATCCAGGAACTACCTATACCTCAGGCACTAAAGCCCTTACCATCCTATGGCAAAAAGCTACCGACAAAAAATGTG